One window of Romeriopsis navalis LEGE 11480 genomic DNA carries:
- a CDS encoding endonuclease MutS2: protein MIQTETLTLLEWPRLCQHLSTFAATKLGVAAAQSLALPVQRQETEQLLCQTKEVYELENRLNITLQFDGIQDIRDALARADLQGILAGVDLLEVATTLAGARQLRRTIDDQEDGEVPTLLMLVEELRTYPDLEKEIYRCIDDRGRVTDRANPKLLGIREKQRTTRDQIYSKLQKMLSRNSNAVQEAVITQRDGRYVIPIKATHKDLVPGIVHDTSTTGATLYVEPQSTVGANNQMRQLLRQEQAEEEAIRRQLTEQIAAVGLDLLRLVDICTVLDFATARARYGYWLGANPPRFVDWSGANSRPVDESAPSLPTEKIVLRQLRHPLLVWQQLQEAGQAVVPIDLTIQPQIRVVAITGPNTGGKTVTLKTLGLAVLMAKVGMFVPAREPVELPWFEQVLTDIGDEQSLEQSLSTFSGHIRRIGRILEALEQTSNSLVLLDEVGAGTDPSEGSALAIALLQELADKAVLSIATTHFGELKALKYQDARFENASVEFDDVSLSPTYKLLWGIPGRSNALAIARRLGLKPDVIEQAQKYVGGKREDLNQVIAGLETQRREQAEKSAEADRLIKQAEFLYEQVSRKADKLRDQERHLKAQQEEAVQAEIGQAKSEIAKVIRTLQRGKVSGQDAQQATAKVDQLAGKYLPSQQKKAKPKPGFRPQVGDRVRIPRLGQKGEVLSIAADGDTLAVRFGLMKMTVGMDEIESLQGEKVQKPERSMPKTPVPPPAPTPLIKTSQNTIDIRGSRVMDAEVTLDQAIATGDRAIWIIHGHGTGKLRHGVHEFLKQHGRVTRFEAAAKEDGGSGVTIAHLC from the coding sequence TTGATTCAAACTGAGACGCTCACATTGCTGGAATGGCCGCGCCTGTGTCAGCACCTTTCGACGTTTGCGGCCACGAAGTTGGGTGTGGCCGCGGCGCAGAGCTTGGCTTTGCCGGTGCAGCGTCAAGAGACTGAACAATTGTTGTGCCAAACCAAGGAGGTCTATGAGCTGGAAAACCGGCTGAATATTACGCTGCAATTTGACGGGATTCAGGATATTCGGGATGCGCTGGCACGGGCGGATTTGCAGGGAATCTTGGCAGGAGTTGATTTGTTGGAAGTGGCAACGACGTTAGCGGGTGCGCGTCAGTTACGCCGGACGATCGATGATCAAGAAGATGGTGAAGTGCCGACATTGCTGATGTTGGTCGAGGAACTGCGGACTTATCCCGACTTAGAAAAAGAAATTTATCGTTGTATTGATGATCGAGGTCGAGTCACAGATCGGGCCAACCCAAAATTACTCGGGATTCGGGAAAAGCAGCGGACGACGCGGGACCAAATTTATAGCAAATTGCAAAAGATGCTGAGTCGCAATAGTAATGCGGTGCAGGAAGCCGTGATTACGCAGCGGGATGGTCGCTATGTGATTCCGATTAAGGCGACGCACAAAGATTTAGTGCCGGGGATTGTGCATGACACATCGACGACGGGAGCGACGTTGTATGTGGAGCCACAATCAACCGTTGGGGCAAATAACCAAATGCGACAACTGTTGCGTCAGGAGCAGGCGGAGGAGGAAGCGATTCGGCGACAGTTGACGGAGCAAATTGCGGCGGTCGGGTTGGATTTATTGCGACTGGTTGATATCTGTACGGTGCTGGATTTTGCAACGGCGCGGGCGCGTTATGGCTATTGGTTGGGGGCAAATCCGCCGCGGTTTGTGGATTGGTCGGGGGCAAACTCGCGGCCGGTGGACGAATCAGCACCGAGTTTACCCACTGAAAAAATTGTTTTACGCCAACTGCGTCATCCCTTGCTGGTGTGGCAGCAATTGCAAGAAGCGGGACAGGCGGTGGTGCCGATCGACCTGACGATTCAGCCACAGATTCGGGTGGTGGCGATCACAGGGCCAAATACCGGCGGCAAGACTGTAACCCTGAAGACCTTGGGCTTAGCGGTGCTGATGGCGAAGGTGGGCATGTTTGTCCCGGCGCGGGAACCGGTTGAATTACCTTGGTTTGAGCAAGTATTGACGGATATTGGGGATGAGCAATCGTTAGAGCAAAGTCTGTCCACCTTCTCCGGACATATTCGCCGGATTGGACGTATTTTGGAGGCCCTAGAGCAGACGTCGAATTCGCTGGTGTTACTGGATGAAGTGGGAGCGGGGACTGATCCTTCGGAGGGGAGTGCGTTGGCGATCGCCCTCTTGCAAGAACTGGCGGATAAAGCGGTTTTATCCATTGCAACGACGCACTTTGGTGAACTGAAGGCGTTGAAATATCAAGATGCCCGATTTGAAAATGCGTCGGTTGAATTTGATGATGTGTCACTGTCGCCCACCTACAAATTGTTGTGGGGAATTCCCGGACGATCGAATGCGTTAGCAATTGCCCGACGTTTAGGACTGAAGCCGGATGTCATTGAGCAGGCACAAAAGTATGTTGGTGGAAAGCGTGAAGACTTGAATCAAGTTATTGCCGGATTGGAAACGCAGCGCCGGGAACAGGCGGAGAAGTCAGCGGAAGCCGATCGCTTGATCAAGCAAGCCGAGTTTCTCTATGAGCAGGTCTCGCGTAAAGCCGATAAATTACGCGATCAAGAACGCCATCTCAAGGCCCAACAGGAAGAAGCGGTGCAGGCAGAAATTGGCCAGGCAAAGTCCGAAATTGCCAAGGTGATTCGGACTTTGCAACGGGGTAAGGTGAGTGGCCAAGATGCGCAGCAAGCAACGGCGAAGGTTGATCAGCTGGCGGGTAAATATTTGCCTTCACAACAGAAGAAAGCCAAACCGAAACCCGGTTTTCGGCCTCAAGTTGGCGATCGGGTGCGGATTCCACGTCTGGGGCAAAAAGGTGAGGTATTGTCGATTGCGGCCGATGGGGATACCTTGGCGGTGCGATTTGGTTTGATGAAGATGACCGTTGGGATGGACGAAATCGAGTCGCTTCAAGGCGAAAAAGTGCAGAAACCTGAGCGTTCGATGCCAAAGACGCCTGTACCACCACCGGCGCCGACGCCTTTGATTAAAACCAGCCAAAATACGATTGATATTCGGGGCAGTCGGGTGATGGATGCGGAAGTGACGCTCGATCAGGCGATTGCGACGGGCGATCGCGCGATTTGGATTATTCATGGCCATGGCACTGGGAAGCTGCGCCACGGCGTGCATGAATTCCTGAAGCAGCATGGTCGGGTGACGCGGTTTGAAGCAGCGGCGAAAGAAGACGGTGGGTCGGGTGTGACAATTGCCCATCTTTGCTAG